AGTTACTTCAACCTTTTTAGGATTAATTAAAATGGTATTGGCAAGTTTCACAATTTCGGGTGGCATAGTGGCCGAGAAAAAGAGTGATTGGCGCTGCTTAGGAAGCACCGCCAATAATTTTTTCACATCGTGAATAAAACCCATATCCAACATTCGGTCGGCTTCATCGAGTACAAAAATTTCGATATCGCGTAACGAAATAAATCCTTGGCTCATTAAATCCAACAAACGACCCGGCGTAGCAATTAATATATCCACACCTTTATTCAAGGCAGTGGTTTGAGAACCTTGGGTTACACCACCAAAAATAACAGTGTTTGTTATACCGGTATGTCTTCCATAAGCAGTAAAGCTTTCGGCTATTTGAATTGCTAACTCTCTAGTGGGCGTAACAATAAGGCTTCTTATTTTCTTCTTTTTATCAAAGGATTTATTTGCACTTAGTAATTGTAAAATAGGGATGGCAAATGCTGCAGTTTTCCCGGTACCTGTTTGTGCGCAACCCAATAAATCGGTACCCTGAAGTACAATTGGAATGGCCTGCGCTTGTATTGGTGTTGGAATGGTGTAGCCTTCTTCTTCAACAGATTTAAGAATAGCAGGTATAATGTTTAAGGATTGAAACGACATGAATTTGGTTTAAAGGGAGCGTATTGAAAGAATTAGTATGATAAATTCAGAATGAATTTTTGCGCAAGGTAGGCTTTTATTTTTTGACTGTTGGCGATGGGTCCATTTTGCTAAGTTCAGATACTTTTTAATAGTACTTTCATCATGAGAAATAATCCAAAAGCGAAAATTGCAGCGCCCGAAATTTTATTGATGCGCACAAACATTTTTGGCGTCAGTAATGTTTTGATGCGCACAGCTAACAAGGCTTTTAAAACATCAATAACTGTAACCATAAGCAATGTTCCGGTAAAATAAACACTTACATTTAGCGGATCACTTTTGTATTGTGACGCCGTAATTCCCACCGCTCCAATCCAAAATAAAATTACCGAAGGGTTGCTTAGGTTAAAGAAAAAGCCTTTCATCATTAATTTGTGCACTGGAGTTCTTTTGGGGGGCGCATCCGGATCGGCCATTTTTTTGTGACTCAAATAGGTTGTAATTCCAAAGATGAGCAAAATAATACCGCCGCAAATTAGGATAATCGATTCGTACTCAGGTTTCATGAAAAGCTGAGCCAGTCCAAGGTACGAGAGTGTTATACAAAACACATCACTTAAAAAAATTCCGGCTTCCAAAAACATGGCATCTCTAAAGCCGTCGTGAATGCTGGTTTTGATAAGCATGAAAAAAACCGGACCAATGAGAATGCTCAGCAATAATCCTAAGAGTATTCCATGAAAGAATGCTGAGAACATAAGTAGATAGGGAATTATTAAAAAGCTAATTGTGTTTGTGCGGCAATGAATGACTTCCATTCATCCAATTGTGCCTTTTTCATGACACGTGGAAATTTGTGCGAGCCGCCTTGCTTTCCCTTAGCACGCATCCATTCATGGAAAACGCTAATTGGAAGGAGCTCAACAAATATTTCTTTAAGTGCAGCTTGTCGTTCAACAGCGTAATCGTCATTAATTTCGCACAGTATTTCATCCAAACGTTTACGAAACAGCGTGGCATCTGCTTTTTCATTCACGCCCACATACCAATTGTGTGCAAAGCGCCCTTCATAATTAATACCGGCAACGGTATATTCATTAATTACCAAATTAAATTCATCTGCTAAGCGTGCAATGGCATGGTTCATATTATCCACCGAAAGGTGCTCGCCGCAAAGGCTTAAAAAGTGTTTGGTACGTCCGGTGATTAAAATTTCACTTCGCAACTTGGAAGTAAATTTAACGGTATCCCCAATTAAATAGCGCCAGGCACCTGCATTGGTACTCATGAGCAAAGCGTACTCTTTATCTTCCTCTACCTCGTCAATTAAGAGCGTTTCGGGCTGGTCAACAATAGCTCCGTCGGCATCAAAATTCTTATCGGTAAAAGGCACAAATTCAAAAAATATCCCATTATTCAGGTTCATTTGCATGGACTGTGTTTCCGGCCTTGTTTGAAAGGCAACAAATCCTTCGGAAGCTAAATAGGTATCGATGTAAATAATGGGGTGCGCAAAGTATTTTTCAAAACTCTTTCGATAAGGCTCTAGCGACACGCCTCCGTGCACAAATACACGCAAGTTAGGCCACACATCGTGTATGGTTTTAGCATGATAGCGTTCAATTACTTTCTCAATTACAATTTGCACCCAGGCCGGAACTCCGGCAATAAAGCCAATGTCCCAATCCTTTGCACTGTCTACAATCTTTTCAATTTTTGTTTCCCAGTCACGCTCCATGTTGATGGCCATTCCCGGTTTATTAAATTGCTGAAACCAAAAAGGAACGGACCGTGCCGATATTCCTGAAAGATCGCCTTCAAAATAAGTACCTTTAAAACGCAAATTGGTACTGCCACCAATGGCTAAAAAGCCTTTACCCAGCACTTCCACTAAGATATCGTAATTCGCCAGTGATAGTATTTGGCGAATACTGGTGCGCTTGATGGAGCGTAAAATGTCGGCAGTAATTGGGATGTGCTTACTTGCTGCTTCGGAGGTACCGGAGCTTAGTGCAAAGTATTTTGTTTTACCCGGCCAGCAAACATCTTGTTCGCCGTTAAGCGTGCGGTGCCACCATGCTTCATATATTTTATTGTAATCAAAAACCGGTATGTTTTTTTGAAATGCTTTTACCGGGTCGGATGCGAAATAAATATCCCCAAAATTATAGTGTTTGCCAAAGCTGGTATTCTGGGCTTTCCACAATAATTTTTTGAGCGTGTTTTTTTGAATAGTAGCAGGATTCTTGCGTTTCCTTACCTTGGGCATGGTTTTCTGCAAGTCTACAATCCGTTGAAAAAGAGGACCTAAAATGGCCATATTTTATTCGATCTTTTTTTAGAAAAGTAAAAATACAATTTTTTGAATTATTTAGAGTTTAACATAGCCACCTCACGGTCGGTTAAAAAACGCCATCTGCCCCGAGGCAAATCCTTTTTAGATAAGCCTGCAAAATACACGCGATCGAGTTTCTTTACATCGTAACTCAAGTGTTCAAATATTCTTCGAATCACGCGATTTTTACCGGAATGCAATTCAATTCCAACTTCCTTTTTACTGGCAGCACCGGTTACATAACTAATCTCATCCACATGCACCATACCATCTTCCAATTCTACGCCTTCTAATATTTTTTGCATATCGTCCTTCGTCAGTGGGCGATCCAATTCGATGTGATAAATTTTCTTTTTTTCGTAGCGGGGATGTGTGAGTTTTTTAGTGAGCTCACCATCATTGGTCATAATAAGCAAACCGGTTGAATTTCTATCCAATCGGCCCACCGGATAAACACGTTCTTTGCAAGCTCCTTTAATTAAGTGCATCACTGTTTTGCGCTCCAAAGGATCGTCAGCTGTAGTGATATAATCCTTGGGTTTATTTAATAAGATGTAAACATTTTTTTCGCGTCGAATTCCCTGACCACCATAGGCCACAATATCGGTAGCGCTAACTTTGTATCCAAGTTCACTTACGATTTTACCATTCACTGTAATGGCACCTGTTTCGATAAGCACATCGGCTTCTCTGCGAGAACAAATTCCGGCATTGGCGATATACTTATTGAGACGCACGCTTCCATACTGCACATCGTTTTCGTCCAACTCTGTCTTCTTCTTAACTGTCGAAACCCTTGCTCTTCTTGGTTTTGCACTTTCCGAATTCTCGCCGGTAACTCCAAAATTTTCAGGAGAATATTTTGAACCCTTGTTGTCAAATTTCTTTATCGGGCGATTGGAATTATAGCTTTTTCGCTCTCCACCTTCGCTTCTTTCGCGCGGTTTAAAATCGGATGAAAATGATTTTTTAGGTCGCTCGCTGCTCCAGCTCTTTCGTTCTTCTCCCTCTTTATTCTCTCTTGGTTTAGCATCAGCTGAATATGCCTTTTTAGGCCTATCACTACTCCAAGGTTTGAGCTCGCCACTTTCCTTATTTTCTCGTGGTTTAAAATCAGATGAGTAGGGTTTCTTAGGTCTATCACTGCTCCAACCTTTATCTTCTGAAGTACCTCGGGTCTCTTTCGATTTAAAATCGGATGAAAAAGATTTTTTTGGACGATCGCTGCTCCAAGGCTTACGTTCGCTACCTTCCTTATTTTCACGCGGTTTGAAATCGGAGGTATACGATTTCTTTGGACGGTCGCTGCTCCAAGGTTTACGTTCTCCGCCTTCTTTACTTTCTCTGGGTTTATCTACATTATCGGCATACGATTTTCTAAACGGTCTATCGCCGGAAGGTTTTGCATTAAAATCATTGCTTTTGAAGTATCTGTTTTCTCCGGATCTTTCACTACCGGAGCCTTTATCGTTACCACGATAAGTACTTTTAGTAGGACGAGAGGCATCTCTCTTTTTGCTGAACTCTTTAGGCATTGGGATGAAATAAGCTGCGAAGATACGAAAATACTGATGATGGGTGGTTATTGAGTTCTTATGTCATCCTGTGCGAAGTCGAAAGAGGGTTATTGAGTAATTGAGTTATTAGGTTATTGAGTTATTATGTCATCCTGAGCGAAGTCGAAGGAGGGTTATTGAGTTCTTATGTCATCCTGAGCGTAGTCGAAGGAGGGTTATGGAACGCGGATTGGGCGGGTGAGCATGATTTGAAACGGCTAACATTGTGGTATTGATAGAACGCTGATTTTTTAGGATGATTAAGATTAAATTATGATTTTTTGCTCTGTTGAGTTAAATTTCATTCTAATATTTTTGCTAAGTCATGCTAAGCGGAGGTGGCGATTACTCGAACACGGATTAGGCGGATGAACATGATTTGAAGTGGCTTACATCGTGGTATTGATAGAACGCTGATTTTTTAGGATGATTAAGATTAAATTATGATTTTTTGCTTTGTTGAGTTAAATTTCATTCTAATATTTTGCTAAGTCATGTTAAGCGGAAGTGGTGCATCCTGGAACACGGATTTTGCGGATGAAGCAGATTATTGCGGATTTTGTTGCCATTTTTAATGGGAATATGGGATTTATTTAAAAGCAATAGCTTTATGACGTTCCAAGGTAATTTTTAGGATACTATATTTACTCCATCTATTTAAGACTTAATATCATGAAAGCAAGCGTTAATGTAGTTTATGGGCCTGCAGAAATCCTGCAAATAAAGGACGTACAAAAGCCGGTGCCGAAACCCAATGAAGTACTTATTAAAATTCACGCCACAACGGTTAACCGCACCGATTGTGGATTTCGTGCTCCGGAGTATTTTATTGTTCGATTATTTAGTGGCATTTTTAAACCTAAACATCACATCCTTGGAAATGAACTTTCTGGAGTGATTGAAGCAGTAGGTGAAGCGGTAAAAAATTTTAAACCGGGTGATGCTGTCTTCGGGCTAAGCACCTATAAATTTGGTGCGCATGCCGAATATATTTGTGTTCCCGAAACCGGCTCCATTGCTCTTAAACCAAACAACATGAGCCACACCGAAGCGGCAGCAGTATGTGACGGCATGATGTTAGGAAATAATTTAATTCGAAAAATTAAATTTAAAAATACCCCTCACATTTTAATCAACGGTGCAAGCGGCTCTATTGGAACAGCCTGTGTACAACTTGCAAAAATGGGTGGTGCAGAGATTACAGCCGTGTGTGCCGGGTCTAATTTCGATTTAATCAGGTCATTGGGAGCAACTACTTTAATTGATTACACAAAAGAAGATTTCACAAAAAGAAAGCTGCAATTTGATTATGTTATTGATGCGGTTGGAAAAAGTTCTTTCTTTAAATGCAAAAGAATTCTAAAACCCGGTGGTACCTATTTTTCAACAGAGTTAGGATACCTTTCGCAAAATGTTTTTCTGGCATTGCTCACACCGTTGCTGCCGGGCAAAAAAGTAAAGTTCCCAATTCCTACTGACAGTCAAAAGGATATTTTGTATTTTAAATCGTTACTTGAAAGTGGAAATTACAAGGCTGTTATTGATAAAATTTATCCTCTCGAAGAAATTGTAGCAGCAACAAAGTATGTGGAAACAGGCATGAAAACTGGTAATGTAGTGGTGACATTTTAAATAATTAATTCGGTACCATATTGAGTAATAGTATTAACAGGTTTTGCTTACACGAAACTAATCATTCTTCTATCTTGATTACGGTGAATTCTAGATTTTACGGCACACCTACAGCTATCCTAAAAAATAATTCCTTCCACATTCCTTTTCATTGTACCTTAGTTGAATATTTGGAGGAATTCAAATTGAATTTTACACCTCAGCTTTAAAAAACATGAAAGAAGAAAGACTCGCAGTCTTAATTGACGCGGACAATGTACCCTATGCCAACATCAAGGAAATGCTGGAAGAAATTGCAAAAACCGGTACCCCCACGATAAAAAGAATATATGCCGATTGGACAAAACCCACTGTAAGCGGATGGAAAAACGTGTTATTGGAAAATGCGATTACGCCCATTCAACAATACAGTTACACAACCGGAAAAAACTCAAGCGACAGTGCATTAATTATAGATGCTATGGATATTTTGTATTCCGGAAAAGTGGATGGATTTTGCATCGTATCCAGCGACAGCGATTTTACCAGGCTAGCCATTCGCCTAAGAGAAGCGGGAATGAAGGTTATTGGTATCGGAGAAAAAAAGACTCCCCTGCCCTTTATTACTGCCTGCGATAAATTTGTATACATCGAAATATTAAAAACAGTGAAGCAGAGTACTGTCGAAAAAGCAGCACCTCATAAGGTAAAAGCCAAAGAAAAACCTGCGCCCCTCACCCGTATTGACCAAGCATTAATTGATTTGTTGACAGAAAGTGTTAGCGATTTAGCAGACGAAAGCGGATGGGCCTTTTTAGGGGAGTTGGGCAATTTTATTCTTAAAAAACAACGCGATTTTGATCCAAGAAACTAC
The sequence above is a segment of the Bacteroidota bacterium genome. Coding sequences within it:
- a CDS encoding LysE family transporter; this encodes MFSAFFHGILLGLLLSILIGPVFFMLIKTSIHDGFRDAMFLEAGIFLSDVFCITLSYLGLAQLFMKPEYESIILICGGIILLIFGITTYLSHKKMADPDAPPKRTPVHKLMMKGFFFNLSNPSVILFWIGAVGITASQYKSDPLNVSVYFTGTLLMVTVIDVLKALLAVRIKTLLTPKMFVRINKISGAAIFAFGLFLMMKVLLKSI
- a CDS encoding GH3 auxin-responsive promoter family protein, whose amino-acid sequence is MAILGPLFQRIVDLQKTMPKVRKRKNPATIQKNTLKKLLWKAQNTSFGKHYNFGDIYFASDPVKAFQKNIPVFDYNKIYEAWWHRTLNGEQDVCWPGKTKYFALSSGTSEAASKHIPITADILRSIKRTSIRQILSLANYDILVEVLGKGFLAIGGSTNLRFKGTYFEGDLSGISARSVPFWFQQFNKPGMAINMERDWETKIEKIVDSAKDWDIGFIAGVPAWVQIVIEKVIERYHAKTIHDVWPNLRVFVHGGVSLEPYRKSFEKYFAHPIIYIDTYLASEGFVAFQTRPETQSMQMNLNNGIFFEFVPFTDKNFDADGAIVDQPETLLIDEVEEDKEYALLMSTNAGAWRYLIGDTVKFTSKLRSEILITGRTKHFLSLCGEHLSVDNMNHAIARLADEFNLVINEYTVAGINYEGRFAHNWYVGVNEKADATLFRKRLDEILCEINDDYAVERQAALKEIFVELLPISVFHEWMRAKGKQGGSHKFPRVMKKAQLDEWKSFIAAQTQLAF
- a CDS encoding rRNA pseudouridine synthase, which translates into the protein MPKEFSKKRDASRPTKSTYRGNDKGSGSERSGENRYFKSNDFNAKPSGDRPFRKSYADNVDKPRESKEGGERKPWSSDRPKKSYTSDFKPRENKEGSERKPWSSDRPKKSFSSDFKSKETRGTSEDKGWSSDRPKKPYSSDFKPRENKESGELKPWSSDRPKKAYSADAKPRENKEGEERKSWSSERPKKSFSSDFKPRERSEGGERKSYNSNRPIKKFDNKGSKYSPENFGVTGENSESAKPRRARVSTVKKKTELDENDVQYGSVRLNKYIANAGICSRREADVLIETGAITVNGKIVSELGYKVSATDIVAYGGQGIRREKNVYILLNKPKDYITTADDPLERKTVMHLIKGACKERVYPVGRLDRNSTGLLIMTNDGELTKKLTHPRYEKKKIYHIELDRPLTKDDMQKILEGVELEDGMVHVDEISYVTGAASKKEVGIELHSGKNRVIRRIFEHLSYDVKKLDRVYFAGLSKKDLPRGRWRFLTDREVAMLNSK
- a CDS encoding NAD(P)-dependent alcohol dehydrogenase, giving the protein MKASVNVVYGPAEILQIKDVQKPVPKPNEVLIKIHATTVNRTDCGFRAPEYFIVRLFSGIFKPKHHILGNELSGVIEAVGEAVKNFKPGDAVFGLSTYKFGAHAEYICVPETGSIALKPNNMSHTEAAAVCDGMMLGNNLIRKIKFKNTPHILINGASGSIGTACVQLAKMGGAEITAVCAGSNFDLIRSLGATTLIDYTKEDFTKRKLQFDYVIDAVGKSSFFKCKRILKPGGTYFSTELGYLSQNVFLALLTPLLPGKKVKFPIPTDSQKDILYFKSLLESGNYKAVIDKIYPLEEIVAATKYVETGMKTGNVVVTF
- a CDS encoding NYN domain-containing protein, which codes for MKEERLAVLIDADNVPYANIKEMLEEIAKTGTPTIKRIYADWTKPTVSGWKNVLLENAITPIQQYSYTTGKNSSDSALIIDAMDILYSGKVDGFCIVSSDSDFTRLAIRLREAGMKVIGIGEKKTPLPFITACDKFVYIEILKTVKQSTVEKAAPHKVKAKEKPAPLTRIDQALIDLLTESVSDLADESGWAFLGELGNFILKKQRDFDPRNYGFPKLLPLIKSTNKFILDERTTGINNIRHIYLKIK